The following proteins come from a genomic window of Triticum aestivum cultivar Chinese Spring chromosome 6A, IWGSC CS RefSeq v2.1, whole genome shotgun sequence:
- the LOC123129033 gene encoding NADH-ubiquinone oxidoreductase chain 1-like has protein sequence MAFVQLRKGPDVVGSFGLLQPLADGLKLILKEPISPSSANFSLFRMAPVATFMLSLVAWAIVPFDYGMVLSDPNIGLLYLFAISSLGVYGIMIAGWSSKTGGGRSVAYDIRTNWSKMGLCRRC, from the coding sequence ATGGCTTTTGTGCAACTTCGAAAGGGTCCTGATGTAGTGGGATCGTTCGGATTGTTACAACCTCTAGCAGATGGTTTGAAATTGATTCTAAAAGAACCTATTTCACCAAGTAGTGCTAATTTCTCCCTTTTTAGAATGGCTCCAGTGGCTACATTTATGTTAAGTCTGGTCGCTTGGGCCATTGTACCTTTTGATTATGGTATGGTATTGTCAGATCCGAACATAGGGCTACTTTATTTGTTTGCCATATCTTCGCTAGGTGTTTATGGAATAATGATAGCAGGTTGGTCTAGTAAGACGGGGGGCGGCCGTTCGGTCGCCTATGATATACGGACCAATTGGTCCAAAATGGGTTTGTGCCGCAGGTGTTGA
- the LOC123129034 gene encoding uncharacterized protein, translating to MKFNRDRRRSRDSKKAACYGEERLSELPSDVVVKVRETVKTQSKKAAGNGEERLRKLPNDVLVNNILETVETQSAKTAGNAEDRLSKLPNDLLLNILERVGTLDAVRTCILSKKMQKLPTMLSQIVIDLSPRDLVQMDGVVADVTDKILSTRSPQITVRKLKLKFFLVPSRCLSIGKSVGLAMATQKLDAAEFEIMPLRDNGCCTDAHRLLFGQQFNDFVRDCQDAFAGLTRLDLRFLRFGESDIPNILSTCKQLESLSFFECDGGFRSVLHVEHARLVELVITFGEFKTVVLDCLPKLQRMTYNHWPCDENPLVLGFVPQLWKLSLANANLSGKILNLSKLLASAPTVSDLYLDFVSEKIWVQPECPKVLAPVLAKLRFLKLDHHPEECDISWTMFVLEAAPHVEELCITVWDHKCRMESQKSLSEISDVKWEPSDPHFKHKNLARLIIYGFQSDDNFTGYVMRVIQAAVNIREVSLHDRKVCEFCAEKFPHMEVRPSSYPRTSEEVDLLRKKMTAGSATASPDIHFRS from the exons ATGAAGTTCAATAGAGATCGGCGCCGCAGCCGTGAT TCGAAGAAAGCAGCTTGTTATGGGGAGGAAAGGCTAAGCGAGCTGCCAAGTGATGTTGTGGTCAAAGTCCGTGAGACGGTGAAAACACAGTCGAAGAAAGCAGCTGGTAATGGGGAGGAAAGGTTACGCAAGCTGCCCAATGATGTGCTGGTCAACAACATCCTCGAGACGGTGGAAACACAGTCTGCCAAAACAGCTGGTAATGCGGAGGACAGGCTAAGCAAGCTGCCCAATGATTTGCTGCTCAACATCCTCGAGAGAGTTGGTACCCTTGATGCTGTAAGAACCTGCATCCTTTCGAAGAAAATGCAGAAGCTGCCAACTATGCTCTCGCAAATTGTAATTGATCTTAGCCCTCGTGATTTGGTTCAAATGGATGGTGTTGTGGCTGATGTGACGGATAAGATCCTTAGTACGAGGTCTCCACAGATCACCGTTCGCAAGCTGAAGCTCAAATTTTTCTTGGTTCCCTCTCGCTGTCTCTCCATCGGAAAATCGGTCGGCCTCGCCATGGCGACCCAGAAGTTGGATGCAGCTGAGTTTGAGATCATGCCACTGAGGGATAACGGATGTTGCACTGATGCCCATCGCCTGCTCTTTGGTCAGCAGTTCAATGATTTTGTTCGTGATTGCCAGGATGCATTTGCTGGTCTCACGCGGCTGGATCTACGGTTTTTGAGGTTTGGTGAATCGGACATACCCAACATTCTTAGCACCTGCAAGCAGCTCGAGTCCCTGTCTTTCTTCGAGTGTGATGGGGGGTTCCGCTCGGTGCTGCATGTAGAACACGCTCGACTCGTTGAGCTTGTTATCACCTTTGGGGAATTTAAAACAGTGGTGCTTGACTGTCTACCAAAGCTCCAGCGGATGACCTACAATCATTGGCCCTGTGATGAAAATCCCTTGGTTCTTGGTTTTGTCCCTCAGCTTTGGAAGCTCAGTCTTGCTAATGCAAACCTTTCAGGCAAGATCCTCAACTTAAGCAAGCTGCTTGCTAGTGCCCCCACAGTAAGCGATTTGTATCTGGACTTTGTAAGCGAAAAG ATTTGGGTTCAACCAGAATGCCCAAAAGTCCTTGCTCCTGTGCTTGCCAAACTCCGATTTCTGAAGCTGGATCACCACCCCGAAGAATGTGATATCTCTTGGACAATGTTCGTTCTTGAAGCTGCACCACACGTAGAGGAGCTCTGCATTACAGTATGGGACCATAAGTGCCGAATGGAGTCACAAAAGAGTTTGTCCGAAATATCGGATGTGAAGTGGGAGCCATCTGATCCTCATTTTAAGCACAAGAATCTGGCGAGGCTAATTATCTATGGCTTCCAGTCCGATGACAATTTCACGGGATATGTCATGCGTGTAATTCAAGCTGCGGTGAACATCAGGGAGGTATCCCTACACGACAGGAAGGTGTGCGAATTTTGTGCCGAGAAGTTCCCTCACATGGAGGTTCGTCCTTCGAGTTATCCACGGACCAGCGAGGAGGTGGATTTGTTGAGGAAGAAGATGACAGCAGGGTCAGCGACGGCTTCTCCTGATATCCACTTCCGCTCATAA